A stretch of Pseudomonas sp. LS.1a DNA encodes these proteins:
- a CDS encoding glucose/quinate/shikimate family membrane-bound PQQ-dependent dehydrogenase produces MSTEGANNGSRWLPRLIGALLLLMGLALLAGGIKLSQLGGSLYYLIAGIGFALSGILLLAQRRIALGLYGLVLLGSTVWALLEVGLDWWQLVPRLAIWFAIGVVLLLPWARRPLSGPASKANTALLSVAVIASGACAVGSQFTHPGEVFGELGRDSSEMASAAPAMPDGEWQAYGRTEHGDRYSPLRQITPQNAYRLEEAWRIRTGDLPTENDPVELTNQNTPLKVNGMLYACTAHSRLLALDPDTGAEIWRYDPQVKSPVGTFKGFAHMTCRGVSYYDENRYVSRDGSPAPKITDAGQAVAQACPRRLYLPTADARLIAINADNGKVCEGFANQGVIDLTTGIGPFTAGGYYSTSPAAVTRDLVIIGGHVTDNESTNEPSGVIRAYDVHDGHLVWNWDSNNPDDTQPLAPGKMYSRNSANMWSIASVDEDLGMIYLPLGNQTPDQWGADRTPGAEKYSAGVVALDLATGKARWNYQFTHHDLWDMDVGSQPTLVHLKTDDGVKPAIIVPTKQGSLYVLDRRDGTPIVPIREIPTPQGAVKGDHTSPTQARSDLNLLGPELTEQAMWGATPFDQMLCRIQFRELRYEGQYTPPSEQGSLVYPGNVGVFNWGSVSVDPVRQLLFTSPNYMAFVSKMIPREQVAEGSKRESETSGVQPNTGAPYAVTMHPFMSPLGVPCQAPAWGYVAAIDLFTNKVVWKHKNGTTRDSTPVPIGLPVGVPSMGGSIVTAGGVGFLSGTLDQYLRAYDVNNGKELWKARLPAGGQATPMSYSGKDGKQYVLVTAGGHGSLGTRMGDYIIAYKLAE; encoded by the coding sequence ATGAGCACTGAAGGTGCCAACAATGGAAGCCGCTGGCTACCGCGCCTGATCGGCGCGCTGCTGTTGCTGATGGGCCTGGCTCTGCTGGCCGGCGGCATCAAGCTGAGCCAGCTGGGCGGATCGCTGTACTACCTGATCGCCGGTATCGGCTTTGCCCTGTCGGGCATCCTGCTGCTGGCCCAGCGCCGCATCGCCCTGGGCCTGTACGGTCTGGTACTGTTGGGCAGTACCGTGTGGGCCCTGCTCGAAGTGGGCCTGGACTGGTGGCAACTGGTACCGCGCCTGGCCATCTGGTTCGCCATCGGCGTGGTCCTGCTGCTGCCCTGGGCGCGTCGCCCGCTGAGCGGCCCGGCCAGCAAGGCCAACACTGCGCTGCTCAGCGTTGCAGTGATCGCTTCGGGCGCTTGCGCCGTGGGCAGCCAGTTCACCCACCCCGGTGAAGTGTTCGGCGAACTGGGCCGCGACAGCAGCGAAATGGCCAGCGCCGCCCCGGCCATGCCCGACGGTGAATGGCAGGCCTACGGTCGCACCGAACACGGCGACCGCTATTCGCCGCTGCGCCAGATCACCCCGCAGAACGCCTACCGCCTGGAAGAGGCCTGGCGCATCCGCACCGGTGACCTGCCGACCGAAAACGACCCGGTGGAGCTGACCAACCAGAACACCCCGCTGAAGGTCAACGGCATGCTCTATGCCTGCACCGCGCACAGCCGCTTGCTGGCCCTGGACCCGGACACCGGCGCGGAAATCTGGCGCTATGACCCACAGGTCAAGAGCCCGGTCGGTACCTTCAAAGGCTTTGCCCACATGACCTGCCGTGGCGTTTCGTACTATGACGAAAACCGCTATGTCAGCCGCGACGGCAGCCCGGCACCGAAAATTACCGACGCAGGCCAGGCCGTGGCCCAGGCTTGCCCGCGCCGCCTCTACCTGCCGACTGCGGACGCCCGCCTGATTGCCATCAACGCCGACAACGGCAAGGTCTGCGAAGGCTTCGCCAACCAGGGCGTGATCGACCTTACCACCGGCATCGGCCCGTTCACCGCTGGTGGCTACTACTCCACCTCGCCTGCTGCGGTCACCCGTGACCTGGTAATCATCGGTGGCCACGTCACCGACAACGAGTCGACCAACGAGCCGTCCGGCGTGATCCGCGCGTATGACGTGCACGATGGCCACCTGGTGTGGAACTGGGACAGCAACAACCCGGACGACACCCAGCCACTGGCTCCCGGCAAGATGTACAGCCGCAACTCGGCCAACATGTGGTCGATCGCCAGCGTCGACGAAGACCTCGGCATGATCTACCTGCCGCTGGGCAACCAGACGCCCGACCAGTGGGGCGCCGACCGTACCCCGGGCGCCGAGAAGTACAGCGCCGGCGTGGTCGCCCTGGACCTTGCCACCGGCAAGGCCCGCTGGAACTACCAGTTCACCCACCACGACCTGTGGGACATGGATGTGGGTAGCCAGCCGACCCTGGTCCACCTGAAGACCGACGACGGCGTGAAGCCGGCAATCATCGTGCCGACCAAGCAAGGCAGCCTGTACGTGCTCGACCGCCGCGACGGTACGCCGATCGTGCCGATCCGCGAAATCCCCACCCCGCAAGGTGCGGTGAAGGGCGATCACACCTCGCCGACCCAGGCCCGCTCCGACCTCAACCTGCTCGGCCCCGAGCTGACCGAACAGGCCATGTGGGGCGCCACGCCGTTCGACCAGATGCTGTGCCGCATCCAGTTCCGCGAGCTGCGTTACGAAGGCCAGTACACCCCGCCGTCCGAGCAAGGCTCGCTGGTGTACCCGGGTAACGTCGGTGTGTTCAACTGGGGTAGCGTGTCGGTCGACCCGGTGCGCCAACTGCTGTTCACCTCGCCCAACTACATGGCCTTCGTGTCGAAGATGATCCCGCGTGAGCAGGTGGCCGAAGGCAGCAAGCGCGAAAGCGAAACCAGCGGCGTGCAGCCGAACACCGGCGCGCCGTATGCCGTGACCATGCACCCGTTCATGTCGCCACTGGGCGTACCGTGCCAGGCCCCGGCCTGGGGCTATGTCGCCGCCATCGACCTGTTCACCAACAAAGTGGTGTGGAAGCACAAGAACGGCACTACCCGCGACAGCACCCCGGTGCCGATCGGCTTGCCGGTTGGCGTGCCGAGCATGGGCGGCTCGATCGTCACCGCCGGTGGCGTCGGCTTCCTCAGCGGCACCCTGGACCAGTACCTGCGCGCCTATGACGTGAACAACGGCAAGGAACTGTGGAAAGCCCGCCTGCCAGCGGGTGGCCAGGCCACGCCGATGAGCTACAGCGGCAAGGATGGCAAGCAGTACGTGCTGGTGACTGCCGGCGGGCATGGCTCGCTGGGCACCAGGATGGGCGACTACATCATCGCCTACAAGCTGGCTGAGTAA
- the lon gene encoding endopeptidase La, with amino-acid sequence MSDQQDFPEHPDEHSEVEHTPHQAEAGHALALPGQQLPDKVYVIPIHNRPFFPAQVLPVIVNEEPWAETLDLVAKSPDHCLALFFMDTPPEDHRHFDTSALPEYGTLVKVHHASRENGKLQFVAQGLTRVRIRTWLKHHRPPYLVEVEYPRQPAEPTDEVKAYGMALINAIKELLPLNPLYSEELKNYLNRFSPNDPSPLTDFAAALTSATGSQLQEVLDCVPMLKRMEKVLPMLRKEVEVARLQNEISAEVNRQIGEHQREFFLKEQLKVIQQELGLTKDDRSADLEQFEQRLEGKTLPEQARKRIDEEMGKLAILETGSPEYAVTRNYLDWATALPWGVYGKDKLDLKHARKVLDQHHAGLDDIKERILEFLAVGAWKGEISGSIVLLVGPPGVGKTSIGKSIAESLGRPFYRFSVGGMRDEAEIKGHRRTYIGAQPGKLVQALKDVEVMNPVIMLDEIDKMGQSYQGDPASALLETLDPEQNVDFLDHYLDLRLDLSKVLFVCTANTLDSIPGPLLDRMEVIRLSGYITEEKLAIAKRHLWPKQLEKAGVAKTSLGISDSALRTVIEGYAREAGVRQLEKQLGKLVRKAVVKLLENPDAKLKIGTRDLEAALGMPVFRSEQVLAGKGVITGLAWTSMGGATLPIEATRIHTLNRGFKLTGKLGEVMKESAEIAYSYVSSNLKQFGGDPGFFNEAFIHLHVPEGATPKDGPSAGITMASALLSLARDQVPKKGVAMTGELTLTGQVLPIGGVREKVIAARRQKIFELILPEPNRGDYEELPDYLREGLTVHFAKRFADVAKVLF; translated from the coding sequence ATGAGCGACCAGCAGGATTTCCCGGAACATCCCGACGAACACAGCGAAGTCGAGCACACTCCCCACCAGGCCGAAGCCGGCCACGCCCTCGCCCTGCCCGGCCAGCAGCTGCCGGACAAGGTCTACGTGATCCCCATCCACAACCGTCCGTTCTTCCCGGCCCAGGTGCTGCCGGTCATCGTCAATGAAGAGCCTTGGGCAGAAACCCTCGACCTGGTCGCCAAGTCACCAGACCACTGCCTGGCCCTGTTCTTCATGGACACCCCGCCAGAAGACCACCGTCACTTCGACACCTCGGCGCTGCCGGAGTACGGCACGCTGGTGAAGGTGCACCACGCCAGCCGCGAAAACGGCAAGCTGCAGTTCGTCGCCCAGGGCCTGACCCGGGTACGCATCCGCACCTGGCTCAAGCACCACCGTCCGCCGTACCTGGTCGAGGTCGAATACCCGCGTCAGCCCGCCGAGCCGACTGACGAGGTCAAGGCCTATGGCATGGCGCTGATCAACGCGATCAAGGAGCTGCTGCCGCTCAACCCGCTATACAGCGAGGAGCTGAAGAACTACCTCAACCGCTTCAGCCCCAACGACCCGTCGCCGCTCACCGACTTCGCCGCCGCCCTCACCTCGGCCACCGGCAGCCAGTTGCAGGAAGTGCTCGACTGCGTGCCCATGCTCAAGCGCATGGAAAAGGTCCTGCCGATGCTGCGCAAAGAGGTGGAAGTCGCGCGCCTGCAGAACGAGATCTCGGCCGAGGTCAACCGGCAGATCGGTGAGCACCAGCGCGAGTTCTTCCTCAAGGAACAGCTCAAGGTCATCCAGCAGGAGCTGGGCCTGACCAAGGACGACCGCAGCGCCGACCTCGAACAGTTCGAGCAGCGCCTCGAAGGCAAAACCCTGCCGGAGCAGGCGCGCAAGCGTATCGATGAAGAGATGGGCAAGCTGGCCATCCTCGAAACCGGCTCGCCCGAATACGCCGTCACCCGCAACTACCTGGACTGGGCCACCGCCCTGCCCTGGGGCGTGTACGGCAAGGACAAGCTCGACCTCAAGCACGCGCGCAAAGTCCTCGACCAGCACCACGCCGGTCTCGACGACATCAAGGAGCGCATTCTCGAATTCCTCGCCGTAGGCGCCTGGAAAGGCGAGATCAGCGGCTCGATCGTGCTGCTGGTGGGCCCGCCCGGGGTGGGCAAGACCAGCATCGGCAAGTCCATCGCCGAATCGCTCGGCCGGCCGTTCTACCGCTTCAGCGTCGGCGGCATGCGTGACGAAGCCGAGATCAAGGGCCATCGCCGCACCTACATCGGCGCCCAGCCCGGCAAGCTGGTGCAGGCCCTGAAGGACGTCGAAGTGATGAACCCGGTGATCATGCTCGACGAGATCGACAAGATGGGCCAGAGCTACCAGGGCGACCCGGCTTCAGCGCTGCTGGAAACCCTCGACCCGGAGCAGAACGTCGACTTCCTCGACCACTACCTGGACCTGCGCCTGGACCTGTCCAAGGTGCTGTTCGTGTGCACCGCCAACACCCTGGACTCGATCCCCGGGCCATTGCTCGACCGCATGGAAGTGATTCGCCTGTCCGGCTATATCACCGAAGAAAAACTGGCCATCGCCAAGCGCCACCTGTGGCCCAAACAGCTGGAAAAGGCCGGCGTGGCCAAGACCAGCCTCGGCATCAGCGACAGCGCCCTGCGCACGGTGATCGAAGGCTATGCCCGCGAAGCCGGGGTACGCCAGCTGGAGAAGCAACTGGGCAAGCTGGTGCGCAAGGCCGTGGTCAAGCTGCTGGAAAACCCCGATGCCAAGCTCAAGATCGGCACCAGGGACCTGGAAGCCGCGCTCGGCATGCCAGTGTTCCGCAGCGAGCAGGTGCTGGCCGGCAAAGGCGTGATCACCGGCCTGGCCTGGACCAGCATGGGCGGCGCCACGCTGCCGATCGAAGCTACCCGCATCCACACCCTCAACCGCGGCTTCAAGCTGACTGGCAAGCTGGGCGAGGTGATGAAAGAGTCGGCCGAAATTGCCTACAGCTACGTCAGCTCCAACCTCAAGCAGTTTGGTGGCGACCCTGGTTTCTTCAACGAAGCGTTCATTCACCTGCACGTGCCCGAAGGCGCCACGCCCAAGGACGGCCCGAGTGCCGGCATCACCATGGCCAGCGCCCTGCTGTCGCTGGCCCGTGACCAGGTACCGAAGAAGGGCGTGGCCATGACCGGCGAGCTGACCCTGACCGGGCAAGTACTGCCGATTGGTGGTGTGCGCGAGAAGGTGATTGCGGCGCGGCGGCAGAAGATCTTCGAGCTGATCTTGCCGGAGCCTAACCGTGGCGATTACGAAGAACTGCCGGACTACCTGCGCGAAGGCCTGACCGTGCATTTCGCCAAGCGCTTTGCCGACGTGGCCAAAGTTCTGTTCTAG
- a CDS encoding protease inhibitor I42 family protein, protein MTALRLLVPLSFALLSACAQQPTQPVALDAESECPTRLQVGQTLTLTLPSNPSTGYRWRVEDPAANVLQSLGPEVYNAPEEEDVVGSAGVSTWRYQANSVGTSQLVLVYQQPWATDVAPVQIFECKVIVR, encoded by the coding sequence ATGACCGCCCTTCGTCTGCTCGTTCCCCTGAGCTTCGCCCTGCTTTCTGCCTGCGCCCAACAGCCCACGCAACCTGTCGCACTGGACGCCGAAAGCGAATGCCCGACGCGCCTGCAAGTTGGCCAGACACTGACCCTGACCTTGCCCAGCAACCCCTCCACCGGCTATCGCTGGCGCGTTGAAGACCCCGCCGCGAACGTGCTGCAAAGCCTGGGCCCAGAGGTGTACAACGCCCCCGAAGAAGAAGACGTGGTCGGCAGCGCCGGTGTATCCACCTGGCGCTACCAGGCCAACAGCGTCGGCACATCCCAGTTGGTGCTGGTTTACCAACAACCCTGGGCTACAGATGTCGCCCCGGTGCAGATCTTCGAATGCAAAGTCATCGTCCGTTGA
- a CDS encoding alpha-xenorhabdolysin family binary toxin subunit B, producing the protein MDVIDIKAAVPDFVRMQQVQDQIFSLVDAWGMKVLPRAREQLGDLRTLLLAVERSFKESLIGAIVLLEDRQFVSSQPGADPHHRLATVLNRLSQLHSVLARQNQRLELFSLATLIELLPELESRVDLHRQQVVAFDERLAELRQKQSDIVAAIEVLEKPSVASALKGLIPKDDDIDQIAGLITDPKIDLSVIKAATQKLREHADVLEGVKTFSDLSDACSRLDARIEGALSDRRHVQQTLESTLDERDAVKALVRVEPLKNEWLQELRKLELQWQAQAAKLDPTMALPDGTAALQEFCEYLMVVQMAYDRS; encoded by the coding sequence ATGGACGTAATAGATATTAAAGCCGCTGTACCCGATTTTGTACGCATGCAGCAAGTGCAAGATCAGATATTCAGCCTTGTAGACGCATGGGGCATGAAAGTGCTCCCGCGGGCGCGTGAGCAACTTGGTGATTTGCGAACACTGTTGCTTGCGGTCGAGCGTTCTTTCAAGGAAAGCCTGATAGGCGCTATCGTGTTGCTGGAGGATCGGCAGTTTGTTTCGAGCCAACCAGGCGCTGATCCCCACCACAGACTTGCAACTGTTCTGAATCGTCTGAGTCAGCTTCACTCGGTATTGGCCAGGCAAAATCAGCGCTTGGAGCTCTTCTCGTTAGCCACCTTGATTGAGTTACTGCCGGAACTCGAAAGCCGCGTCGACCTGCATAGGCAACAAGTCGTGGCATTCGATGAGCGTTTGGCTGAACTGCGGCAAAAACAGTCAGATATTGTCGCGGCTATCGAGGTATTGGAAAAGCCTTCTGTTGCCAGTGCCTTGAAGGGGCTGATACCGAAAGATGACGACATTGACCAGATAGCAGGCTTGATCACGGATCCGAAAATCGATTTGAGTGTGATCAAGGCAGCAACACAAAAGCTGCGCGAGCATGCCGATGTGCTGGAGGGGGTCAAGACATTCAGTGACTTGAGTGACGCCTGCAGCAGGCTTGATGCAAGAATCGAGGGGGCGCTGAGTGACCGGCGGCATGTTCAGCAAACCTTGGAAAGCACCTTGGATGAGCGCGATGCCGTCAAGGCGTTGGTCCGGGTCGAGCCACTCAAGAATGAGTGGCTGCAAGAGCTTCGCAAGTTGGAACTGCAGTGGCAGGCTCAAGCTGCAAAGCTCGACCCGACGATGGCGTTGCCGGATGGCACGGCCGCTTTGCAGGAGTTCTGCGAATATCTGATGGTGGTTCAGATGGCGTATGACCGCAGCTGA
- a CDS encoding alpha-xenorhabdolysin family binary toxin subunit A: protein MAVATDLEKCTVDEMDPLSKVKMLPERYFEFLESRLSSGQQAGGLLTAENLKAIKRYANVVSQLPRTLGQVEKEVDYAALGLDAALVYELYRALHRHIDEWDKLERSVKQLGPEIELFAESLVQRGGTLLNNLESSDVFLTIKRARAEQGDDVYITALSEEEQAQLKSVLAPGITELVREIEGTRRRIDEVDARANWFNSEIKREIKPRLGRLIAHFDEKASSEVIMQKRQQLDEWDEKIDQLASDYSTNVGYAFTGLWFGPIGVAVTGGVFGSKAESIRAEKNALIEKRDELTQEMAKLLPALQDFERISTLVRDLQFRCKDLSSATRRLADVWLFLASYANNSVNEANELKDMNQLEAFVHDFSEVIKPWTKIGSICHTLSELFDELVEEYEDA from the coding sequence ATGGCTGTCGCAACTGACTTGGAAAAATGTACCGTAGATGAAATGGATCCGCTTAGCAAAGTTAAAATGCTACCGGAGCGCTATTTTGAGTTTCTTGAAAGCCGGCTGAGCAGTGGTCAGCAAGCAGGGGGCTTGTTGACTGCGGAGAACCTGAAAGCGATAAAAAGGTACGCCAATGTGGTGAGTCAGTTGCCGCGTACCTTGGGTCAGGTCGAGAAGGAAGTTGATTACGCAGCCTTGGGGCTGGACGCTGCGCTTGTGTATGAGCTTTATCGTGCGCTACACAGGCATATCGATGAATGGGACAAACTCGAGCGTAGCGTCAAGCAACTGGGCCCGGAAATCGAGCTGTTCGCGGAGAGCCTGGTACAGCGTGGTGGCACCTTGTTGAACAACCTGGAAAGCAGCGATGTATTTCTGACGATCAAGAGAGCCAGGGCCGAACAAGGTGACGACGTGTATATCACGGCGTTGAGTGAAGAGGAGCAGGCGCAGCTAAAGAGTGTGCTGGCACCCGGCATTACCGAATTGGTAAGGGAAATCGAAGGCACTCGGCGCCGCATCGATGAAGTGGACGCCCGCGCCAATTGGTTCAATAGTGAAATCAAGCGCGAGATCAAGCCGCGCCTGGGGCGCTTGATCGCGCATTTCGACGAAAAGGCTTCCAGTGAAGTCATCATGCAAAAACGGCAGCAACTCGATGAATGGGATGAAAAGATCGATCAGCTGGCGTCTGATTATTCTACCAACGTGGGCTATGCATTCACTGGTCTTTGGTTCGGACCGATTGGGGTCGCCGTGACCGGCGGCGTCTTCGGCTCGAAAGCCGAAAGCATTCGTGCAGAAAAGAATGCACTGATCGAAAAGCGTGATGAGCTGACGCAAGAAATGGCAAAGCTCTTGCCAGCCCTCCAAGACTTCGAGCGTATCTCGACATTGGTCAGGGATTTGCAATTCAGGTGCAAGGACCTGTCATCGGCAACCCGGCGCCTGGCGGATGTCTGGTTGTTCCTGGCCTCGTATGCCAACAATTCGGTAAACGAAGCAAACGAGTTGAAGGATATGAACCAGTTGGAGGCGTTCGTTCATGATTTTTCGGAAGTTATCAAGCCCTGGACAAAGATAGGAAGCATCTGCCACACGCTGTCTGAACTGTTTGATGAACTCGTTGAAGAGTATGAGGATGCCTGA
- the cmoA gene encoding carboxy-S-adenosyl-L-methionine synthase CmoA — MSKQPDRLFAQPLEQVPDFVFNEDVVRVFPDMIKRSVPGYPTIVENLGVLAARFAQPHTALYDLGASLGAVTQSLRRHVRSDGCRVIAVDNSAAMVERCRQYLTAQDSMFQELLPVQVLEADILALPFEPASVVAMNFTLQFIAPDQRLALLGRIRQALLPGGALILSEKLCFADAEQQDLLNELHLDFKRANGYSELEIAQKRSAIENVMRPDTLEAHQARLRAAGFSKVVPWFQCLNFASLIALP; from the coding sequence GTGAGCAAACAACCCGACCGCCTTTTCGCCCAGCCCCTGGAGCAGGTGCCCGACTTCGTCTTCAACGAGGATGTGGTGCGCGTGTTCCCGGACATGATCAAGCGCTCGGTGCCGGGCTATCCGACCATCGTCGAGAACCTCGGCGTGCTGGCTGCACGTTTTGCCCAACCGCATACCGCGCTGTACGACCTGGGTGCTTCGCTGGGGGCCGTTACCCAGTCGCTGCGTCGCCATGTGCGAAGTGACGGCTGCCGGGTGATTGCCGTGGACAACTCCGCAGCCATGGTCGAGCGTTGCCGTCAGTACCTCACCGCCCAGGACTCGATGTTCCAGGAACTGCTGCCGGTGCAGGTGCTGGAAGCCGACATCCTGGCCCTGCCCTTCGAGCCCGCCTCGGTGGTGGCGATGAACTTCACCCTGCAATTCATCGCCCCCGACCAGCGCCTGGCGCTGCTCGGCCGCATCCGCCAGGCGCTGTTGCCCGGTGGCGCGCTGATCCTCTCGGAAAAACTGTGCTTCGCCGATGCTGAACAGCAGGACCTGCTCAATGAACTGCACCTGGACTTCAAACGTGCCAATGGTTACAGCGAACTGGAAATTGCCCAGAAGCGCAGCGCCATCGAGAACGTGATGAGGCCCGACACCCTCGAAGCCCACCAGGCGCGCCTGCGCGCAGCCGGCTTCTCGAAGGTGGTGCCTTGGTTCCAATGCCTTAACTTCGCCTCTTTGATAGCCCTGCCATGA
- the cmoB gene encoding tRNA 5-methoxyuridine(34)/uridine 5-oxyacetic acid(34) synthase CmoB, whose amino-acid sequence MIDLSPLVRRLAGTPLASWSQGLQAQLEAKLEKGHGDLDRWRGALEALPALQPSEIDLVNGLRLDCDCDDATRTQMRQALMGLSPWRKGPFDLFGVHVDTEWRSDWKWSRVGPHLDLKGKRVLDVGCGNGYYQWRMLGAGADMVIGVDPNWLFFCQFQAVQQYLPELPAWHLPFALEDLPANLEGFDTVFSMGVFYHRRSPIEHLLALKDCLVKGGELVLETLVIEGDENQVLVPEDRYAQMRNVWYLPSVPALARWLRRAGFSDVRCVDVSVTSVEEQRSTEWMRYQSLGDFLDPNDHSKTIEGLPAPRRATLLARK is encoded by the coding sequence ATGATCGATCTGTCCCCCCTCGTCCGCCGCCTGGCGGGTACGCCCCTGGCTTCCTGGTCGCAAGGCCTGCAAGCGCAACTGGAAGCCAAGCTGGAGAAGGGCCACGGTGACCTCGACCGCTGGCGCGGTGCGCTGGAGGCCCTGCCCGCCCTGCAGCCAAGCGAAATCGACCTGGTCAACGGGCTGCGCCTGGACTGCGATTGCGACGACGCAACCCGCACACAGATGCGCCAGGCACTGATGGGCCTGTCGCCCTGGCGCAAAGGGCCGTTCGACCTGTTCGGCGTGCATGTGGACACCGAATGGCGTTCGGACTGGAAATGGTCCCGGGTTGGCCCGCACCTGGACCTCAAGGGCAAGCGCGTGCTCGACGTGGGCTGCGGCAACGGCTACTACCAGTGGCGCATGCTCGGTGCCGGCGCCGACATGGTGATTGGCGTCGACCCCAACTGGCTGTTCTTCTGCCAGTTCCAGGCCGTACAGCAGTACCTGCCCGAGCTGCCCGCCTGGCACCTGCCGTTCGCCCTGGAAGACCTGCCGGCCAACCTCGAAGGTTTCGACACGGTGTTTTCCATGGGTGTGTTCTACCACCGCCGCTCACCCATCGAGCACCTGCTGGCGCTCAAGGACTGCCTGGTCAAAGGTGGTGAACTGGTGCTGGAAACCCTGGTGATCGAGGGTGACGAAAACCAGGTGCTGGTACCTGAGGACCGCTACGCGCAGATGCGCAACGTCTGGTACCTGCCGTCGGTGCCGGCCCTGGCGCGCTGGTTGCGCCGTGCCGGTTTCAGCGATGTGCGTTGCGTCGATGTCAGCGTGACCAGCGTAGAGGAACAGCGCAGCACCGAGTGGATGCGCTACCAGTCACTGGGCGACTTCCTTGACCCGAACGACCACAGCAAGACCATCGAAGGCCTGCCGGCCCCACGCCGAGCCACCCTGCTGGCGCGCAAATAA